The sequence tacattttcagcaatcTTCTTCAATTATGGCGTACAAAAATCAAGTAGGTGGACGTGCCGAGATCATCAAAGTTTTTGGAGATCATTTGTTGAAGCCCACAACATTTTACGAAGTGGAGAGTTACTTGAAAATGAGCAGATCAATTGCGGATATTGCACCCGATTGCTGTTACATTTTCTCggtaagatttttcaaaagttgtgttgaaaataaataaataaatgattttttaagtttggaaAGGTTATTTCTCTCAAGAAGTGCACTGTCTGTTCTGATCCAATGTCCATGAAAACAATCAATTTGCTCTTTTCTAATCAAGCATCTGGGTGAGACTGATAAgcaacctttttttttgaaatcaaatagAATTTTTAGACACTACCTTCTTATGAAAGACGAAGCCCACGCAGCGGTTTCCCCGCGGATTCTTGACTTAAAGCTTGGCACCAGAACTCACAGTGATTATATCTCGGAGGAGAAGAAGATTAatcatatcaaaaaatcattaagcACTACGACTGCTGTACTCGGACTTCGACTTAGTGGAGCAAGTTTCGGAAGAGGAGAGGTCAAGTGGACTAAGGAAGACGGTGAGTTGGTTGGAATTCTTCATAAAACTAATGTTCTCACAATTCAGGCAAACGGATGAACgctgaaactttcaaaagagCTATGAAACACTTCTTCGATGTTTCTCAGCCGAAGAAAAATGCAGCAAAACGCCAACTTCTGAAGATCAAAGCATCCTTGAAATCGAATGAAAATACTCGATTCTTTGGAAGTTCATTGCTGGTCATCATTGATGACGACGTCGAAAGTCCGGAAGCATCCGTCAAAGTCAAACTCATTGACTTTGCAAGCATGGCTCGTTCAGAATACAATGCGCCACAATACAAGGGAGCCGACGTTGGAGCTCTTCTTGGAGTTACCAATCTACTACAGATCTTGAACTAAAGCATAATCagttttcttgaactttttgttgGTTGTAATGTTTTACTGGTTTCAAAATTGCATAAgtatttaaataattgaagTTGGTTTCAGAGGTTAATAAAGTACCATAATATAAACTGTCTGctgtggaaaaaatcaatgaagttgttccttgttttcagatttttttaaactccaaTTATATAAGATTCTCTAGAAAATCATTCGATTTTGATAAATGTTCAATTCTTCTTCTTTAGAGATCGCTATGGTTTTAGAGTTTGGGactacgaatttttttttggaaacgtAAAGGTTCAGTTCCattggaaaaatgacaaaaaatagtGTCTTTTTTAAGACTTGATTCAAATGTATCCTACAAATTCTAGCGTTCCCTGCATCATTCCAAAAATCGCATAGCTTTTGTcaagaatatcaaaattggCTTTAAAGTCTCTAACTTAAACTTGATCAagctggaatattccagaataatttaattttaagaatttctgaatttgtaAACAGTCTCGTTAAAAAACCCAAAGTTTGAAACCTACCGGATTATTGTCCAAAGTCGAAGATTTTGATTCCAACGTTGCTCTTCTAATCGCCTCTGATGAGACTGCAAAATTTCATTATCATTACTTGtgactattatttttttaaactaaacaAGCGGGAGAACGAGTACGGacagaaaatgcgaaaaacaGAGGGAAATGGAAAGCGGCGGTTTGCaagaaaaacggaaacaaaaattgagaagaaaaaaaaacaaatatcgAGGAGCGAACGATATTGGAGGAGTTGAGGTCGCATTAAAATGAATCAttctgttttctgaaaatgctttatttttatcaaatttataaaatttttggtgcTCTGGTAGATATGAACTGcatataccaaaaaaaaacaattttttgtcatgTTACCAAACACCTCCTGACATTAGGTAGTGCTGTTTTGCGACGAGAAAGTCAAAAGAAAATGCACATGGAagttaaataataaatatttaattaacaCTAGGAAATAAGGACAAATATGACTAATGAtacatgttttaattttaagttacTTTAAACCATTatcaacttttatttaaagtGATAAAATAAGTGGCAGTTAACAGTATAGTAGGGTTTGGTCTAAATGTAAATCACtagttttaatttataaatcgtgcctcaaaatttccattaaaaatttcatctgCTGCATAGAGTAGAACAAGCAAAGTCTATGCTTACACTTTGCTAAAAATTTCGCACAACCCCTCAAGTATGAGTTGTAGAACAATTATTCCAAATTAGACACACATTATTTCTTAGAAACTTCGGCAGTTTTTTGAATCACCCTTCTTtgcaatttaaataaatttattaacttTACAATTTTCTTGCTTACTTCTAGATTTAtcaattattaaaacaaactGTTCTAATTAGAAATATCTAAATTACTGCATTACAAAATATCATCTTTAgtagtagaattttttttgacttttttccaaaaaaaaaggtggtAGTGAAGTATACACTCAAGTAAGTTTCGAACCACTAACTAAAATGAAAAGTGGCTCCATAGTACAGCGGCTCCTTCTTTCATTTCCATTTAGCCTTCTTCATGACAAAAGAACGCCTTCAGAATTTGTGCTCCTTTGCTGCTCCCATTTTTCTGCTTCCTCATGGCACATCTCATTTTCACTGTCATCTGACTTTCTTgtctttttcaaaagtgtgaACGAGAGTGGAGGTCTACTTTTTTCAACCCATCGCCGGTGTCCCCAGATTGATGTCTTTTCGTCTCTCCATTCTACATCACGTCGCACTTTATCGCTGGCTCCGCTCCCTCCGTATTGGGTAGTGTGCGTGTGGCAAAATTGTTGCCGCTCGCCCAGGACAACCGACACAGCAAAGTGCTTTTTTTGATGAACAGCTatgttgaattgaaaaaagacgGGCAAAGATGCATAAAAGaagctggttttttttttttgaaaattcaaaagggACAAGTATAAAGAAGAAATTAGAGTGTAGGATACTGCTGAGAGGGAAATAAAAATAGGTATTGAAACAGAAACTGATGTTTAGTATAAAATCTGAGATAGAAAAGAAATAATTCCAGGTTTGCACACTACACAAGACTGGCACCTGCTGCCACGCATTATAGCACTGATACATATTTCTCACGGTCTTTATGAAAAGGGATTTTTTCAATCTACGATCTTtgaattttgcagatttgcaACTAGACAACAAATACTCTCATTTTGGCAAACCGTTCAATCAATGAAATCTCAATAAAAGACTTGATCCAACAAGATTGTTACTTTTTGACtgtatttttaaagctatATAATTGAAATCAAAGTATGAATTGTCAGTGTAGATTTCAATAGCTAAACTGATTTACAATAGTCCATCATTAGCAAACTTATTATTACACTTCAAAACTGCAAATCTTTTGAgacttttcaaatgtttggtgcattgtcaaaatatttaaaattactttgagCATTTCGAGTAACTGAAAGCAATCTTgaaagttccaattttttcaacgatCAAACAAAAGTGTCTATATCACAGTTCAGATATAAAACTAATTCGGAAACTTTTGaatgactttaaaaattattataagtgAAAACTGAGTCTGGATATTCAAATATGACAgagcagaaaaaatttcaaagatttgttAGTTTTTAGAATCACAAATGAGATGGTACACGACTGGTTCAACTTTATGTCGTACATTTTAGATATAAATGTTCTTAACCATAGGCAAAACGGGTACGGCAGATTTACGGTTCTTGGACCGGCAACGGATCAATTACGTGTGAACTGCTAATGGTCTGTATATGGCCCGTCGTCGGTCTGTAGATAGACCGCAAATTAACCGtaccgttcggcaaattttgcaaattttttggcacCTTCCGCTTTCCTTGAAACTGTGTAGTGACTAGTCTACATACAATTTAAtgctcaaaataatttacatgttctctgataatttttggagctgagaataaaatgaatcattctgaaataaaattaacaaatttgaaaaactctaGCTTGAAAAACTCGGTCAAGTGATATACCCCTttacaaaataataataaaaaaggtGTTATATTCAACAATACTAGACACTTTTAATAACACCTCTTCATTGGTTAACTGTTGacatttgcattaaaaaatttacgatAACACCACAGTaacttaatttaaaatgtGCATGTTAccttttaattcaaatttttaaatttaaacgaGTCACGGGCTACAGATATTGTAAGTGTAAGTTATCCATCGCGAGCCGcgaataatgtttttttctctataaGTGTTTTGCACTTTTACTCATCATATATCGGATTGTAAGAAAACTTGTATGTTAACCATGTCTTCTTTGCAAATGGTAACATGTTAATAAATCCGATCAAATtgcgtttttaaaattttctttttttttcaggaaaaaaggAGCTTTTGCTTCCGCATATTTCATACACATCTCAAAATAGCACCATATAATCTCagaaatcaatcaaaaaaacatttatcgaTTATCAGACGAAacgttttcaacttttgcaaCTCAAGCGCCGCCGGCtcgttttttatcaattttatcgctgaacttttttttgttgatagaCATCAAATTGCAATCACATTTTacgagaaaataaataattaattgaaaatcctCCAGCAAGAAACTTTGCCAGGGAATATGcaagaaaattgggaaaatatgAAAGCTAATCAGTTCACAATAAGAAAAACGTCTTCATATCAGTAGTCGAGTGGCACCGATTATGAACAAAGATACGGTTTTTGTCttccacaaaaaaagtttgattagACGATAACAGTCCGTTTTTTAGTTTGGTACAATTCAGTCACAATGCGAGGAAATGAAAACGAATGATTTGTGAGTGTGTACGTGTGGGGcagtattgttttttttttcaaaaaattcgatatttttttctggatgaCAGGAGATAATTGCAAATGAGGGGAAACAGTAGCACGTTTTGCTAATAAATCGGGATCACATTATAAAGTTTTGTAAATTGCGGACGTTTTAGAAATCAAAATATGTACTTTGTTTGTGGTATTTCTTCCCATTAGatgcaaaataaatttgtgtCAGTTTAGTTCAAAGTCGATTTATTGCGACACGTGTGTACAGAAGTACCGTGTACAAATGGCGGTTCAATTCAGAAATATGTAGCATCGTGCGTTCTTTTATATTGTCATCTAACTGTAAAATTGCTATGAAGTCGCAGGAAAAGTgccttttttcagatttcttgtAGATcccggaaaaataaaatttaagctaactttaaaacatatttctgaaaattaaaaaaaaaaaagtttttgttttgaattgttttagtACAAATTTGATTTAGATGTCAAAAATCTTGATTCATTGCAGAAGATTTTCTTCTCGAgctacatttttttgttgattaatCCAGCTTGCAATAAATCATTATTCAAAAGAACCTACTATACTTTTTGAATATGGCGAGCAACATTGTATGGCTGTGTTAAAcagaacaaaaagaaaaaacggagaaatgGAATGAAAACGTCTGAATATACATATATACATACATTTTctcttcttgattttttttgcggttttgcatttttattcgTCATTTCGGAATGGATAGAtttcttaataaaacatttGGTAGGTAAAAAACgagaatcaaaaaaagaaaaaaaatgttcgaatgaCTTAGGAATATGTATATCACAAGTTGCTGCTTTCAGGtcagagaatttttttttgacaatttagcTCTAATCAATGAGACGATGAAAATATGCCTAAACGTGAAGAtggggaaaaaagaagagaaaaggaAAATCCTATGGCAAGGCAAGACCTCCAATACggtaaaaatagaaaacatttttgacgtGATATTGATTGTATATTAACAAAATGAAGTGATTTCAGTGATGATGTGTTGGGGGTTTTGAGTAGCTATTCTGGTTGCTTGGCAGTGCCGAGTTGGACGGACTGCTTGAATTTGACGACTCGTGCTCAAAGTTGGCAGCGTTGGTGAGAAGAATCTCTCGGAGctcctggaaaaaaatatcctGGTAGATTGACACCTTTTCAGTGCtcgaaattgttttcattAGGTTTCTACCAAGAAAAACTGGAGAACGGCGGAGAAGTGTGCACAACTTTCAACATTCGTGGAACTTTACCGAGCTGGTAGAAATAATTGATTTCAGGAAAGTGTTGAATTCAGATTAAACTAGAAACAACTAGTTCTGTGCCTACCTTATCATTCATATCTCCAGTGTGATGGCGAGCCCAATGCTTCTTTGGAGCTGTGATGTTTCTGAGATGGCTCCCCGGCTGCACTACCATAAAGTTGATAACGTCGGACAGAGAGATCACTCCTTCAATACCACCGTGCTCATTGACAGCACAGAGACGATGCACATTGTGGTCGACCAGCACGTTGACGGCTTTCCAGAAACTCTCATTGTCCCGAACAGATACTACACGCtcatcattctgaaaaaaattgcagaaatatatatatatgggagctcttacatttttaaacaagGATCAATTTCTGTAatcgctttaaaaattttgagtctttttttcagaatacttATTGTTAATTATGTGTGAGGTATTTTGAATAGTTCCCAAATTTTCTCTTCAGGTTCACAGACTACTCAACTTGGTTCCCTTCCCCAATACCAATTCTCGTCAACTTGTTCTTTCAAAGCACTTTGTACCCTACATTATCCCCCCTTCACTGACTGAAGTCAACCGTATAGAGTATTATGCAAATCATAGAGAATGttaaaaactcattttgaAACATAGACATGTGAGTTATTCTgcgtgaaaaatgaaacagtgATGTTTGACTTTTATATGCATGTGTGGAATTGAACAACTAGTTTTTAGTTGTAAAttcgaaagttttgaaaaaagttaattgcAAACTAACCTTCATTGGTCCTCCTTGAGATTTGAACGCCAACGCTTCTTTCACAGTGATATCCAAACGATTTTCCAGTGCAATTCCAACTGCATCAAATCTTGAGTACATGTCGACAACTCTGAGtagttaaataaataatttgaaataagtTTCGAAAAGCTTACTTGAAAGTTTCTCTCTCCACAACTGGAAGTCCAGAGACTCCTTTATTGAGCAAAATATCCAAACAGTCGACCAATTGAGTATCGGGGAACACTACACGAATTCCACTCCATGTTCCGATGCCGAGTTCTTTTGGGGATTTGTGAAGGTATTCGAGAGGTGCCAAGTGttttccctgaaaatattcagattgCATGAACTATTCgtgattaaaattttaaaaatgtttgatttcaTATTATGCCTTTAGAAAAGTTAATCATGAAAAACTAAAGTGCagtctaatttttaaaaaaatcactttgaacatttgttttgAATGCCTTTGCTTTATCAAGATTATTATAAtggagaaaattgtttttcaaacttttttgaggttttcaaagtTCCACATTCACACCTTCTAAGAATATTTTATGAATACTTTAAATACGACTTAATCACTTAAAGAAAACTCACAAAAAGCCACAAAAACTTGAGAATCCGTTTGTGAGTGAGAATGAAAAGTGCAGAGCCATCGAGTGGATCAATAACTGGGATACGATGCACACGGTGTTCAGCCAAAATACAGGCAGCGTCAAGAAGACTTCCACTTGCATCGACAGACACCAGAGGCCGCAGGTTTCCTTCTTTCTTGACGAGCTCTGTAATAGATAtaaatttgtatttgaattGCGAATGGGTTTActgaatcagttttttttttgaagtgataATTATAATGCTGTGCATTTAACTGCAAAAGTTATTTAAGTGTTACCTCGATACTGGCGAATACTTAAATTTCCAATCTCTTCGTTTGCAATCTGGGTCATATCAAGCTCTGTCGACTCTTTTTCGCATTTTGTTCGTTCTCTGGAACTTTTCCACcatttcaataagttttataATAACAAAACTTACCGATAAATCTTTAGCATCACTTTAATGAAATCTGTGACACTGAGAATTCCGTCAAGCTTTCCACCAAAATCGGGGTCCGAGAGAAGCACATGGCGAGTACTTTGGGCTAACAGTCCGTTGAATGCCTTGTGCATCAAGAGTCCCTGATCGAAAACTACCATTTTCGAGCTGGACGGCATTGCTTCATAGCATTGATTAATCCAGAGAAGACGGGCAAATGCTTCCTTGTCGTTGGGCTGAAAACTTTACATTTGAgtttacacaattttcaacaCCGAAATTCAACACCACATATCTACGCaccaaaaaatgagtaaagcTGAAATGCAGAATAAGAGGAAGCATAAGCTCGGCGTCAGTCCCTAATTTTAGCTACTTAGACATATCAGTTAAAACTATCAGGCatttaagttgaaaaaaaaccttaccGTTTTTGGAAGAACTTCATCCGATTCGGTCATCGTCGTCGACTTCGAACCGGTCATGTGACTGATTCGTTGGTGGTGGATGTCTTTGAAAGAGGACATCTCTTGACACGAAACCTAAAtgggaacaaaaaatgaaaatccttTCGAAATCTGGCACGAGAaacggaaaatcaaaaaagaaagagagaaagaaaaagagaaaaaagaaaataatcagGAGCCCCCGAAACAAAGAGATAATTGAGCCATCGCGGTCAGTCTAGAGTCTAGacgagagaaagagaaagaaacaaaaagaaagatTACGCTGCAATGTAAGGAGTCAGGAGGGAAATGTAGACCGCAAATATTacatatatttatatataaaaaGTGTCGCTGTTGACCAAAAGAgtgttttcccaaaaaaactattctttGATAACAATCTATTGAGAAATTcctttgccgaaaaaaattccaaactattctaatttattttgcCATGCTGCTTCACTTTGATCAAATGACTTTTATCGGAGAAATTGAGAggttcaatttatttttgagtggccaaaatattttcaactaccATATTAATTTTGCGCACCTCATTTTGACAGACCTCCAATACTTTGCGGAAACGTAAGCAAACTTGccatttttcgggaaaatcaatcttaaaaagttcaaatgaaTTTACTGAAATTCAGGGctctattcaaaattaaaaaattaaaattcaataatttacTGTATGGCAAAGCAGACCTAATGAATCTATTAGGAGCACAAAAAAATCCTCCtagaaaagccaaaaaattgcaCGTACTGCCAAATAGTGACAAAGCGCTCGTGGAGTGCAAGAGTATGGAAATTAGATTTGGGCGAGCGGAAAAAAATGG comes from Caenorhabditis elegans chromosome X and encodes:
- the T20F7.3 gene encoding Kinase (Partially confirmed by transcript evidence) — encoded protein: MLFLAIFLHASVHFQQSSSIMAYKNQVGGRAEIIKVFGDHLLKPTTFYEVESYLKMSRSIADIAPDCCYIFSFGKVISLKKCTVCSDPMSMKTINLLFSNQASGHYLLMKDEAHAAVSPRILDLKLGTRTHSDYISEEKKINHIKKSLSTTTAVLGLRLSGASFGRGEVKWTKEDGKRMNAETFKRAMKHFFDVSQPKKNAAKRQLLKIKASLKSNENTRFFGSSLLVIIDDDVESPEASVKVKLIDFASMARSEYNAPQYKGADVGALLGVTNLLQILN
- the aakg-2 gene encoding CBS domain-containing protein (Confirmed by transcript evidence) translates to MSSFKDIHHQRISHMTGSKSTTMTESDEVLPKTPNDKEAFARLLWINQCYEAMPSSSKMVVFDQGLLMHKAFNGLLAQSTRHVLLSDPDFGGKLDGILSVTDFIKVMLKIYRERTKCEKESTELDMTQIANEEIGNLSIRQYRELVKKEGNLRPLVSVDASGSLLDAACILAEHRVHRIPVIDPLDGSALFILTHKRILKFLWLFGKHLAPLEYLHKSPKELGIGTWSGIRVVFPDTQLVDCLDILLNKGVSGLPVVERETFKVVDMYSRFDAVGIALENRLDITVKEALAFKSQGGPMKNDERVVSVRDNESFWKAVNVLVDHNVHRLCAVNEHGGIEGVISLSDVINFMVVQPGSHLRNITAPKKHWARHHTGDMNDKELREILLTNAANFEHESSNSSSPSNSALPSNQNSYSKPPTHHH